The following proteins are encoded in a genomic region of Cryptomeria japonica chromosome 11, Sugi_1.0, whole genome shotgun sequence:
- the LOC131069638 gene encoding putative pentatricopeptide repeat-containing protein At1g09680, translated as MPTPNLETDGFFKAGKTEEAYNVFVQMIEFRPFPNQVTFNAVINGLSKDGKIDKAWDCFQIMSRKGLQPNVVTYNSVIAVFSRTGHMGMAFQMLEKMTRKGLKPNDVTCNTIIDGLCKAGDLASAHLLMNKILDEGKVPDVMAYSSLINGHCKIGQMGEALKLFKSMEMVGIAPDVVTYTTLIATLCKEDKLDAALSMLDEMRAKGLVPNEVTYSTLFRGASKRCDWEKTFFLMNQMQKQGCAPSDKTVKILFCWLIDVGQIEKLKDCF; from the exons ATGCCCACTCCCAATCTTGAAACAG ATGGCTTTTTCAAGGCTGGAAAAACAGAGGAAGCTTATAATGTGTTTGTACAAATGATAGAGTTTCGTCCTTTTCCCAATCAAGTGACATTCAATGCAGTTATTAATGGGTTAAGCAAAGATGGCAAGATTGACAAGGCGTGGGATTGTTTTCAAATCATGTCGAGAAAGGGTTTACAACCAAATGTTGTTACATACAATTCTGTGATTGCTGTATTCTCTAGAACAGGACACATGGGCATGGCATTTCAAATGTTAGAAAAAATGACAAGAAAGGGTTTGAAACCTAATGATGTGACATGCAACACAATCATTGATGGTTTGTGTAAAGCAGGTGATCTCGCTAGCGCACATCTCCTAATGAATAAGATACTTGATGAAGGCAAGGTTCCTGATGTAATGGCTTACAGCTCTCTGATTAATGGTCACTGTAAAATTGGCCAAATGGGTGAGGCTTTAAAGCTTTTTAAAAGCATGGAAATGGTTGGCATTGCTCCAGATGTTGTAACCTATACCACGCTAATTGCCACGTTATGCAAAGAAGACAAACTTGATGCTGCTTTATCAATGTTAGATGAAATGAGAGCAAAAGGTTTGGTTCCAAATGAGGTCACATACAGCACATTATTTAGGGGTGCTAGCAAGAGATGTGACTGggaaaaaactttttttttaatgaatCAAATGCAAAAGCAAGGCTGTGCTCCAAGTGATAAGACTGTTAAGATACTCTTCTGCTGGCTGATTGATGTTggtcaaatagaaaaattaaaagACTGTTTCTAA